A window from Drosophila kikkawai strain 14028-0561.14 chromosome 2L, DkikHiC1v2, whole genome shotgun sequence encodes these proteins:
- the LOC108072480 gene encoding accessory gland protein Acp29AB-like, which yields MLKSAAICLYFATVAWHVNKCLADPKDSGRSVCLLDDPPNQCGQFCLTALKPMINHIDRHQDEWMSACGATKANQTQGKLEHIKSQLLSLQSGQSNMQEALRKVGSSLETSWEKLNPEDVKARLERMESQSTAQMELLKAVKTSMEASKQAVPRDFVKAGSRYFYIEDNSKQNWFSAGHTCRRMGGYLASPRKEELDALNLKAGVTYWFGISDLADEGRFISSFNGNPASFLKWRPNEPNNVRNSQHCVTFNNRGMDDDNCDKKFNFICQASEENL from the exons ATGCTAAAGTCAGCAGCAATTTGCTTGTACTTTGCAACGGTGGCCTGGCATGTCAATAAATGCCTGGCGGATCCAAAGGATAGTGGTCGATCCGTATGCCTCTTGGACGATCCTCCAAATCAGTGCGGGCAATTCTGCCTTACCGCTCTAAAGCCGATGATAAATCACATTGACCGGCATCAAGACGAGTGGATGAGTGCCTGTGGCGCAACGAAGGCGAACCAAACCCAGGGGAAGCTGGAACACATAAAGAGTCAACTATTATCCTTGCAGTCAGGACAGAGCAATATGCAGGAGGCTCTTCGCAAAGTTGGTAGTTCCCTGGAAACATCTTGGGAAAAGCTTAATCCTGAGGACGTCAAAGCTAGACTGGAGAGGATGGAAAGTCAGAGCACCGCTCAAATGGAACTGCTTAAGGCAGTCAAAACTTCAATGGAGGCCTCCAAACAAGCCGTCCCGCGGGACTTCGTGAAGGCCGGCTCCAG aTACTTTTATATCGAAGATAACTCTAAGCAGAATTGGTTTTCTGCCGGACATACCTGTCGTAGGATGGGTGGCTATCTGGCTAGTCCACGGAAGGAAGAACTAGACGCTCTCAATTTAAAAGCTGGCGTGACTTATTGGTTTGGCATTAGCGACTTGGCTGACGAGGGCCGCTTTATATCCTCCTTCAATGGCAATCCGGCTTCTTTTTTGAAGTGGAGGCCAAATGAACCTAATAACGTTAGAAACTCTCAGCACTGTGTGACCTTTAATAATAGGGGCATGGACGATGATAACTGcgataaaaaatttaatttcatttgccaGGCTAGCGAAGAAAATCTTTaa